From the Manihot esculenta cultivar AM560-2 chromosome 3, M.esculenta_v8, whole genome shotgun sequence genome, one window contains:
- the LOC110611758 gene encoding acylamino-acid-releasing enzyme isoform X2: MARRYLIHNCMRSCDWSSCANFLPNLFPLFLSSHSPTITVSLRAPNPIPLLTKRSLAISAMDASKDASPKELPLGLDASTEEEYASQSKLLQEFTSISSIDKAWTFKSNSGMGSQAMFSISQANLLANKRRKFILSARISKESNSAVNFQWAQFPIEMGGVSTTVPSPSGSKLLVIRNPENESPTRFEIWGQGQVEKEFHIPQSVHGSVYTDGWFEGISWNSDETLIAYVAEEPSPSKPVFSGLGYRKGSASTDKDSGSWKGQGEWEEDWGETYAGKKQPALFVISTRSGEIQSVKGIAKSLSVGQVVWAPSTEGPSRYLVFVGWSSDPRKLGIKYCYNRPCALYAVQAPVYKSEADAFELKDSPIEGSQVLNLTQSISSAFYPLFSPDGRFLVFLSAKSSVDSGAHSATESLHKIDWPVNGQLSSPAKIVDVIPVVQCSEDGCFPGLYCSEFLRNPWLSDGCSMILSSVWGSSQVLISVNVLNGDVKRISPADSKFSWNLLALDGDNVIAVSSSPVDLPEIRYGCLVEKATTNAAWNWLNISSPIFRCSEKVRSLLSSRQFDILKIPIKDVSTCLTKGSSKPFEAIFVSSNSKKNGVCDPLIVMLHGGPHSASLSSFSKSLAFLSSIGYSLLIVNYRGSIGFGEEALQSLPGKIGSQDVNDVLTAIDHVIDMGLASPSSIAVLGGSHGGFLTTHLIGQAPDKFVAAAARNPVCNLASMVGTTDIPDWCYVETYGLDGKHKFTEAPSAEDLRLFYSKSPISHIGKIQNLQSYLVHGGTKLSYLEEDLCR; this comes from the exons ATGGCAAGACGATACCTGATACACAATTGCATGAGAAGCTGTGATTGGTCCTCTTGCGCTAATTTTCTTCCGAATTTGTTCCCTCTCTTTTTATCTTCTCACTCGCCCACTATCACTGTTTCGCTTAGAGCTCCCAATCCTATTCCTTTACTCAC TAAAAGATCTTTAGCTATTTCAGCCATGGATGCTTCAAAAGATGCCTCGCCAAAGGAATTGCCACTGGGATTGGATGCGAGTACTGAGGAAGAGTATGCTTCCCAGTCCAAGCTGCTTCAAGAGTTCACAAGTATCTCCAGTATTGACAAGGCGTGGACTTTTAAGTCTAACAGCG GAATGGGCTCCCAGGCAATGTTTTCTATTAGCCAGGCAAATCTATTGGCTAATAAAAGGAGGAAATTCATTCTATCAGCTAGAATTTCAAAAGAAAGTAACAGTGCTGTGAACTTTCAGTGGGCCCAGTTTCCCATTGAGATGGGAGGTGTGTCTACAACAGTTCCATCACCATCAGGTTCAAAGCTTCTTGTAATTCGGAATCCTGAAAATGAATCTCCGACTCGATTTGAAATCTGGGGCCAAGGACAGGTAGAAAAGGAATTCCACATCCCACAATCTGTTCATGGTTCAGTATATACTGATGGATG gtTTGAGGGAATATCTTGGAACTCTGATGAAACTCTCATTGCTTATGTTGCTGAGGAACCATCTCCCTCCAAGCCTGTGTTCAGTGGTCTGGGCTACAGAAAAGGCAGTGCATCCACGGATAAGGACAGTGGCAGCTGGAAAGGTCAAGGGGAATGGGAGGAGGATTGGGGGGAGACCTATGCAGGGAAAAAGCAGCCTGCTCTCTTTGTCATTAGTACCAGAAG TGGAGAAATACAGTCTGTTAAAGGAATTGCAAAGTCTTTGAGTGTTGGCCAAGTTGTGTGGGCTCCGTCAACTGAAGGCCCAAGCCGGTATTTAGTTTTTGTGGGTTGGTCATCAGATCCAAGAAAGCTTGGCATAAAATACTGCTACAATAGGCCCTGTGCACTATATGCAGTTCAAGCACCAGTGTACAAATCAGAGGCTGATGCATTTGAACTCAA AGATAGTCCTATTGAAGGTTCACAGGTGCTCAACCTCACTCAAAGCATAAGCAGCGCCTTCTATCCCTTGTTCAG CCCAGATGGAAGGTTCCTTGTGTTCTTGTCTGCTAAAAGTTCTGTAGATTCTGGGGCGCATTCAGCAACAGAATCACTCCATAAAATTGATTGGCCGGTTAATGGACAATTGAGTTCACCTGCGAAAATTGTTGATGTG ATTCCTGTTGTGCAGTGCTCAGAGGATGGTTGTTTCCCTGGGCTTTATTGTTCAGAATTCCTTAGAAATCCCTGGCTTTCTGATGGGTGCTCTATGATTTTATCTTCAGTATGGGGCAGCAGTCAAGTTTTAATTTCTGTGAATGTgttaaa TGGGGATGTAAAACGCATTAGTCCTGCTGACTCAAAGTTTTCTTGGAATCTTCTTGCTCTTGATGGGGACAACGTTATTGCTG TATCTAGCAGTCCAGTTGATTTGCCTGAGATCAGATATGGTTGTCTTGTTGAGAAAGCAACTACAAATGCAGCATGGAATTGGTTAAATATTTCAAGCCCAATATTCAGATGCTCTGAGAAG GTAAGATCCTTGCTTTCATCTCGGCAGTTTGATATACTGAAGATCCCAATCAAGGATGTTTCCACTTGCCTGACAAAAG GTTCTAGCAAACCTTTTGAAGCTATATTTGTGTCTTCCAATTCTAAGAAGAATGGTGTTTGTGATCCACTAATAGTAATGCTTCATGGAGGCCCGCATTCTGCCTCATTGTCAAGCTTCTCAAAGTCTTTGGCATTTCTCTCTTCAATAGGTTATAGCTTATTGATTGTAAATTACAG AGGTTCAATAGGATTTGGTGAGGAAGCATTGCAATCTCTTCCAGGAAAAATCGGATCCCAG GATGTCAATGATGTACTTACAGCTATAGATCATGTCATTGACATGGGTCTTGCTAGCCCCTCTAGCATAGCTGTGCTTGGTGGTTCCCATGGCGGCTTTCTCACAACACACTTAATTGGCCAG GCACCTGATAAGTTTGTTGCAGCAGCTGCGAGAAATCCTGTTTGTAATCTCGCATCAATGGTTGGTACAACAGACATTCCTGATTGGTGCTATGTGGAAACTTATGGGCTTGATGGGAAACATAAATTCACAGAAGCACCTTCAGCTGAGGACCTGCGTCTCTTTTATAGCAAGTCCCCCATATCACACATTGGAAAG ATTCAAAACCTGCAATCATATCTGGTGCATGGTGGGACTAAGCTTTCATACCTTGAAGAAGATCTTTGCCGTTGA
- the LOC110611758 gene encoding acylamino-acid-releasing enzyme isoform X1: MARRYLIHNCMRSCDWSSCANFLPNLFPLFLSSHSPTITVSLRAPNPIPLLTKRSLAISAMDASKDASPKELPLGLDASTEEEYASQSKLLQEFTSISSIDKAWTFKSNSGMGSQAMFSISQANLLANKRRKFILSARISKESNSAVNFQWAQFPIEMGGVSTTVPSPSGSKLLVIRNPENESPTRFEIWGQGQVEKEFHIPQSVHGSVYTDGWFEGISWNSDETLIAYVAEEPSPSKPVFSGLGYRKGSASTDKDSGSWKGQGEWEEDWGETYAGKKQPALFVISTRSGEIQSVKGIAKSLSVGQVVWAPSTEGPSRYLVFVGWSSDPRKLGIKYCYNRPCALYAVQAPVYKSEADAFELKDSPIEGSQVLNLTQSISSAFYPLFSPDGRFLVFLSAKSSVDSGAHSATESLHKIDWPVNGQLSSPAKIVDVIPVVQCSEDGCFPGLYCSEFLRNPWLSDGCSMILSSVWGSSQVLISVNVLNGDVKRISPADSKFSWNLLALDGDNVIAVSSSPVDLPEIRYGCLVEKATTNAAWNWLNISSPIFRCSEKVRSLLSSRQFDILKIPIKDVSTCLTKGSSKPFEAIFVSSNSKKNGVCDPLIVMLHGGPHSASLSSFSKSLAFLSSIGYSLLIVNYRGSIGFGEEALQSLPGKIGSQDVNDVLTAIDHVIDMGLASPSSIAVLGGSHGGFLTTHLIGQAPDKFVAAAARNPVCNLASMVGTTDIPDWCYVETYGLDGKHKFTEAPSAEDLRLFYSKSPISHIGKVKTPTIFLIGAQDLRVPMSNGLQYARALKEKGVEVKILMFPNDIHGIDRPQSDFESFLNIGVWFKKYCK; this comes from the exons ATGGCAAGACGATACCTGATACACAATTGCATGAGAAGCTGTGATTGGTCCTCTTGCGCTAATTTTCTTCCGAATTTGTTCCCTCTCTTTTTATCTTCTCACTCGCCCACTATCACTGTTTCGCTTAGAGCTCCCAATCCTATTCCTTTACTCAC TAAAAGATCTTTAGCTATTTCAGCCATGGATGCTTCAAAAGATGCCTCGCCAAAGGAATTGCCACTGGGATTGGATGCGAGTACTGAGGAAGAGTATGCTTCCCAGTCCAAGCTGCTTCAAGAGTTCACAAGTATCTCCAGTATTGACAAGGCGTGGACTTTTAAGTCTAACAGCG GAATGGGCTCCCAGGCAATGTTTTCTATTAGCCAGGCAAATCTATTGGCTAATAAAAGGAGGAAATTCATTCTATCAGCTAGAATTTCAAAAGAAAGTAACAGTGCTGTGAACTTTCAGTGGGCCCAGTTTCCCATTGAGATGGGAGGTGTGTCTACAACAGTTCCATCACCATCAGGTTCAAAGCTTCTTGTAATTCGGAATCCTGAAAATGAATCTCCGACTCGATTTGAAATCTGGGGCCAAGGACAGGTAGAAAAGGAATTCCACATCCCACAATCTGTTCATGGTTCAGTATATACTGATGGATG gtTTGAGGGAATATCTTGGAACTCTGATGAAACTCTCATTGCTTATGTTGCTGAGGAACCATCTCCCTCCAAGCCTGTGTTCAGTGGTCTGGGCTACAGAAAAGGCAGTGCATCCACGGATAAGGACAGTGGCAGCTGGAAAGGTCAAGGGGAATGGGAGGAGGATTGGGGGGAGACCTATGCAGGGAAAAAGCAGCCTGCTCTCTTTGTCATTAGTACCAGAAG TGGAGAAATACAGTCTGTTAAAGGAATTGCAAAGTCTTTGAGTGTTGGCCAAGTTGTGTGGGCTCCGTCAACTGAAGGCCCAAGCCGGTATTTAGTTTTTGTGGGTTGGTCATCAGATCCAAGAAAGCTTGGCATAAAATACTGCTACAATAGGCCCTGTGCACTATATGCAGTTCAAGCACCAGTGTACAAATCAGAGGCTGATGCATTTGAACTCAA AGATAGTCCTATTGAAGGTTCACAGGTGCTCAACCTCACTCAAAGCATAAGCAGCGCCTTCTATCCCTTGTTCAG CCCAGATGGAAGGTTCCTTGTGTTCTTGTCTGCTAAAAGTTCTGTAGATTCTGGGGCGCATTCAGCAACAGAATCACTCCATAAAATTGATTGGCCGGTTAATGGACAATTGAGTTCACCTGCGAAAATTGTTGATGTG ATTCCTGTTGTGCAGTGCTCAGAGGATGGTTGTTTCCCTGGGCTTTATTGTTCAGAATTCCTTAGAAATCCCTGGCTTTCTGATGGGTGCTCTATGATTTTATCTTCAGTATGGGGCAGCAGTCAAGTTTTAATTTCTGTGAATGTgttaaa TGGGGATGTAAAACGCATTAGTCCTGCTGACTCAAAGTTTTCTTGGAATCTTCTTGCTCTTGATGGGGACAACGTTATTGCTG TATCTAGCAGTCCAGTTGATTTGCCTGAGATCAGATATGGTTGTCTTGTTGAGAAAGCAACTACAAATGCAGCATGGAATTGGTTAAATATTTCAAGCCCAATATTCAGATGCTCTGAGAAG GTAAGATCCTTGCTTTCATCTCGGCAGTTTGATATACTGAAGATCCCAATCAAGGATGTTTCCACTTGCCTGACAAAAG GTTCTAGCAAACCTTTTGAAGCTATATTTGTGTCTTCCAATTCTAAGAAGAATGGTGTTTGTGATCCACTAATAGTAATGCTTCATGGAGGCCCGCATTCTGCCTCATTGTCAAGCTTCTCAAAGTCTTTGGCATTTCTCTCTTCAATAGGTTATAGCTTATTGATTGTAAATTACAG AGGTTCAATAGGATTTGGTGAGGAAGCATTGCAATCTCTTCCAGGAAAAATCGGATCCCAG GATGTCAATGATGTACTTACAGCTATAGATCATGTCATTGACATGGGTCTTGCTAGCCCCTCTAGCATAGCTGTGCTTGGTGGTTCCCATGGCGGCTTTCTCACAACACACTTAATTGGCCAG GCACCTGATAAGTTTGTTGCAGCAGCTGCGAGAAATCCTGTTTGTAATCTCGCATCAATGGTTGGTACAACAGACATTCCTGATTGGTGCTATGTGGAAACTTATGGGCTTGATGGGAAACATAAATTCACAGAAGCACCTTCAGCTGAGGACCTGCGTCTCTTTTATAGCAAGTCCCCCATATCACACATTGGAAAG GTCAAAACACCAACCATCTTTCTTATAGGTGCCCAGGATCTCCGTGTTCCAATGTCTAATGGCTTGCAA TATGCAAGGGCATTGAAAGAGAAAGGAGTAGAGGTCAAAATCCTCATGTTTCCCAATGATATTCATGGAATTGATAG GCCGCAGTCAGACTTTGAAAGCTTCCTCAATATAGGGGTGTGGTTCAAGAAATACTGTAAGTGA
- the LOC110611758 gene encoding acylamino-acid-releasing enzyme isoform X3, whose amino-acid sequence MIVSSLFPMDASKDASPKELPLGLDASTEEEYASQSKLLQEFTSISSIDKAWTFKSNSGMGSQAMFSISQANLLANKRRKFILSARISKESNSAVNFQWAQFPIEMGGVSTTVPSPSGSKLLVIRNPENESPTRFEIWGQGQVEKEFHIPQSVHGSVYTDGWFEGISWNSDETLIAYVAEEPSPSKPVFSGLGYRKGSASTDKDSGSWKGQGEWEEDWGETYAGKKQPALFVISTRSGEIQSVKGIAKSLSVGQVVWAPSTEGPSRYLVFVGWSSDPRKLGIKYCYNRPCALYAVQAPVYKSEADAFELKDSPIEGSQVLNLTQSISSAFYPLFSPDGRFLVFLSAKSSVDSGAHSATESLHKIDWPVNGQLSSPAKIVDVIPVVQCSEDGCFPGLYCSEFLRNPWLSDGCSMILSSVWGSSQVLISVNVLNGDVKRISPADSKFSWNLLALDGDNVIAVSSSPVDLPEIRYGCLVEKATTNAAWNWLNISSPIFRCSEKVRSLLSSRQFDILKIPIKDVSTCLTKGSSKPFEAIFVSSNSKKNGVCDPLIVMLHGGPHSASLSSFSKSLAFLSSIGYSLLIVNYRGSIGFGEEALQSLPGKIGSQDVNDVLTAIDHVIDMGLASPSSIAVLGGSHGGFLTTHLIGQAPDKFVAAAARNPVCNLASMVGTTDIPDWCYVETYGLDGKHKFTEAPSAEDLRLFYSKSPISHIGKVKTPTIFLIGAQDLRVPMSNGLQYARALKEKGVEVKILMFPNDIHGIDRPQSDFESFLNIGVWFKKYCK is encoded by the exons ATGATCGTCTCAAGTCTTTTTC CCATGGATGCTTCAAAAGATGCCTCGCCAAAGGAATTGCCACTGGGATTGGATGCGAGTACTGAGGAAGAGTATGCTTCCCAGTCCAAGCTGCTTCAAGAGTTCACAAGTATCTCCAGTATTGACAAGGCGTGGACTTTTAAGTCTAACAGCG GAATGGGCTCCCAGGCAATGTTTTCTATTAGCCAGGCAAATCTATTGGCTAATAAAAGGAGGAAATTCATTCTATCAGCTAGAATTTCAAAAGAAAGTAACAGTGCTGTGAACTTTCAGTGGGCCCAGTTTCCCATTGAGATGGGAGGTGTGTCTACAACAGTTCCATCACCATCAGGTTCAAAGCTTCTTGTAATTCGGAATCCTGAAAATGAATCTCCGACTCGATTTGAAATCTGGGGCCAAGGACAGGTAGAAAAGGAATTCCACATCCCACAATCTGTTCATGGTTCAGTATATACTGATGGATG gtTTGAGGGAATATCTTGGAACTCTGATGAAACTCTCATTGCTTATGTTGCTGAGGAACCATCTCCCTCCAAGCCTGTGTTCAGTGGTCTGGGCTACAGAAAAGGCAGTGCATCCACGGATAAGGACAGTGGCAGCTGGAAAGGTCAAGGGGAATGGGAGGAGGATTGGGGGGAGACCTATGCAGGGAAAAAGCAGCCTGCTCTCTTTGTCATTAGTACCAGAAG TGGAGAAATACAGTCTGTTAAAGGAATTGCAAAGTCTTTGAGTGTTGGCCAAGTTGTGTGGGCTCCGTCAACTGAAGGCCCAAGCCGGTATTTAGTTTTTGTGGGTTGGTCATCAGATCCAAGAAAGCTTGGCATAAAATACTGCTACAATAGGCCCTGTGCACTATATGCAGTTCAAGCACCAGTGTACAAATCAGAGGCTGATGCATTTGAACTCAA AGATAGTCCTATTGAAGGTTCACAGGTGCTCAACCTCACTCAAAGCATAAGCAGCGCCTTCTATCCCTTGTTCAG CCCAGATGGAAGGTTCCTTGTGTTCTTGTCTGCTAAAAGTTCTGTAGATTCTGGGGCGCATTCAGCAACAGAATCACTCCATAAAATTGATTGGCCGGTTAATGGACAATTGAGTTCACCTGCGAAAATTGTTGATGTG ATTCCTGTTGTGCAGTGCTCAGAGGATGGTTGTTTCCCTGGGCTTTATTGTTCAGAATTCCTTAGAAATCCCTGGCTTTCTGATGGGTGCTCTATGATTTTATCTTCAGTATGGGGCAGCAGTCAAGTTTTAATTTCTGTGAATGTgttaaa TGGGGATGTAAAACGCATTAGTCCTGCTGACTCAAAGTTTTCTTGGAATCTTCTTGCTCTTGATGGGGACAACGTTATTGCTG TATCTAGCAGTCCAGTTGATTTGCCTGAGATCAGATATGGTTGTCTTGTTGAGAAAGCAACTACAAATGCAGCATGGAATTGGTTAAATATTTCAAGCCCAATATTCAGATGCTCTGAGAAG GTAAGATCCTTGCTTTCATCTCGGCAGTTTGATATACTGAAGATCCCAATCAAGGATGTTTCCACTTGCCTGACAAAAG GTTCTAGCAAACCTTTTGAAGCTATATTTGTGTCTTCCAATTCTAAGAAGAATGGTGTTTGTGATCCACTAATAGTAATGCTTCATGGAGGCCCGCATTCTGCCTCATTGTCAAGCTTCTCAAAGTCTTTGGCATTTCTCTCTTCAATAGGTTATAGCTTATTGATTGTAAATTACAG AGGTTCAATAGGATTTGGTGAGGAAGCATTGCAATCTCTTCCAGGAAAAATCGGATCCCAG GATGTCAATGATGTACTTACAGCTATAGATCATGTCATTGACATGGGTCTTGCTAGCCCCTCTAGCATAGCTGTGCTTGGTGGTTCCCATGGCGGCTTTCTCACAACACACTTAATTGGCCAG GCACCTGATAAGTTTGTTGCAGCAGCTGCGAGAAATCCTGTTTGTAATCTCGCATCAATGGTTGGTACAACAGACATTCCTGATTGGTGCTATGTGGAAACTTATGGGCTTGATGGGAAACATAAATTCACAGAAGCACCTTCAGCTGAGGACCTGCGTCTCTTTTATAGCAAGTCCCCCATATCACACATTGGAAAG GTCAAAACACCAACCATCTTTCTTATAGGTGCCCAGGATCTCCGTGTTCCAATGTCTAATGGCTTGCAA TATGCAAGGGCATTGAAAGAGAAAGGAGTAGAGGTCAAAATCCTCATGTTTCCCAATGATATTCATGGAATTGATAG GCCGCAGTCAGACTTTGAAAGCTTCCTCAATATAGGGGTGTGGTTCAAGAAATACTGTAAGTGA
- the LOC110611758 gene encoding acylamino-acid-releasing enzyme isoform X4 encodes MDASKDASPKELPLGLDASTEEEYASQSKLLQEFTSISSIDKAWTFKSNSGMGSQAMFSISQANLLANKRRKFILSARISKESNSAVNFQWAQFPIEMGGVSTTVPSPSGSKLLVIRNPENESPTRFEIWGQGQVEKEFHIPQSVHGSVYTDGWFEGISWNSDETLIAYVAEEPSPSKPVFSGLGYRKGSASTDKDSGSWKGQGEWEEDWGETYAGKKQPALFVISTRSGEIQSVKGIAKSLSVGQVVWAPSTEGPSRYLVFVGWSSDPRKLGIKYCYNRPCALYAVQAPVYKSEADAFELKDSPIEGSQVLNLTQSISSAFYPLFSPDGRFLVFLSAKSSVDSGAHSATESLHKIDWPVNGQLSSPAKIVDVIPVVQCSEDGCFPGLYCSEFLRNPWLSDGCSMILSSVWGSSQVLISVNVLNGDVKRISPADSKFSWNLLALDGDNVIAVSSSPVDLPEIRYGCLVEKATTNAAWNWLNISSPIFRCSEKVRSLLSSRQFDILKIPIKDVSTCLTKGSSKPFEAIFVSSNSKKNGVCDPLIVMLHGGPHSASLSSFSKSLAFLSSIGYSLLIVNYRGSIGFGEEALQSLPGKIGSQDVNDVLTAIDHVIDMGLASPSSIAVLGGSHGGFLTTHLIGQAPDKFVAAAARNPVCNLASMVGTTDIPDWCYVETYGLDGKHKFTEAPSAEDLRLFYSKSPISHIGKVKTPTIFLIGAQDLRVPMSNGLQYARALKEKGVEVKILMFPNDIHGIDRPQSDFESFLNIGVWFKKYCK; translated from the exons ATGGATGCTTCAAAAGATGCCTCGCCAAAGGAATTGCCACTGGGATTGGATGCGAGTACTGAGGAAGAGTATGCTTCCCAGTCCAAGCTGCTTCAAGAGTTCACAAGTATCTCCAGTATTGACAAGGCGTGGACTTTTAAGTCTAACAGCG GAATGGGCTCCCAGGCAATGTTTTCTATTAGCCAGGCAAATCTATTGGCTAATAAAAGGAGGAAATTCATTCTATCAGCTAGAATTTCAAAAGAAAGTAACAGTGCTGTGAACTTTCAGTGGGCCCAGTTTCCCATTGAGATGGGAGGTGTGTCTACAACAGTTCCATCACCATCAGGTTCAAAGCTTCTTGTAATTCGGAATCCTGAAAATGAATCTCCGACTCGATTTGAAATCTGGGGCCAAGGACAGGTAGAAAAGGAATTCCACATCCCACAATCTGTTCATGGTTCAGTATATACTGATGGATG gtTTGAGGGAATATCTTGGAACTCTGATGAAACTCTCATTGCTTATGTTGCTGAGGAACCATCTCCCTCCAAGCCTGTGTTCAGTGGTCTGGGCTACAGAAAAGGCAGTGCATCCACGGATAAGGACAGTGGCAGCTGGAAAGGTCAAGGGGAATGGGAGGAGGATTGGGGGGAGACCTATGCAGGGAAAAAGCAGCCTGCTCTCTTTGTCATTAGTACCAGAAG TGGAGAAATACAGTCTGTTAAAGGAATTGCAAAGTCTTTGAGTGTTGGCCAAGTTGTGTGGGCTCCGTCAACTGAAGGCCCAAGCCGGTATTTAGTTTTTGTGGGTTGGTCATCAGATCCAAGAAAGCTTGGCATAAAATACTGCTACAATAGGCCCTGTGCACTATATGCAGTTCAAGCACCAGTGTACAAATCAGAGGCTGATGCATTTGAACTCAA AGATAGTCCTATTGAAGGTTCACAGGTGCTCAACCTCACTCAAAGCATAAGCAGCGCCTTCTATCCCTTGTTCAG CCCAGATGGAAGGTTCCTTGTGTTCTTGTCTGCTAAAAGTTCTGTAGATTCTGGGGCGCATTCAGCAACAGAATCACTCCATAAAATTGATTGGCCGGTTAATGGACAATTGAGTTCACCTGCGAAAATTGTTGATGTG ATTCCTGTTGTGCAGTGCTCAGAGGATGGTTGTTTCCCTGGGCTTTATTGTTCAGAATTCCTTAGAAATCCCTGGCTTTCTGATGGGTGCTCTATGATTTTATCTTCAGTATGGGGCAGCAGTCAAGTTTTAATTTCTGTGAATGTgttaaa TGGGGATGTAAAACGCATTAGTCCTGCTGACTCAAAGTTTTCTTGGAATCTTCTTGCTCTTGATGGGGACAACGTTATTGCTG TATCTAGCAGTCCAGTTGATTTGCCTGAGATCAGATATGGTTGTCTTGTTGAGAAAGCAACTACAAATGCAGCATGGAATTGGTTAAATATTTCAAGCCCAATATTCAGATGCTCTGAGAAG GTAAGATCCTTGCTTTCATCTCGGCAGTTTGATATACTGAAGATCCCAATCAAGGATGTTTCCACTTGCCTGACAAAAG GTTCTAGCAAACCTTTTGAAGCTATATTTGTGTCTTCCAATTCTAAGAAGAATGGTGTTTGTGATCCACTAATAGTAATGCTTCATGGAGGCCCGCATTCTGCCTCATTGTCAAGCTTCTCAAAGTCTTTGGCATTTCTCTCTTCAATAGGTTATAGCTTATTGATTGTAAATTACAG AGGTTCAATAGGATTTGGTGAGGAAGCATTGCAATCTCTTCCAGGAAAAATCGGATCCCAG GATGTCAATGATGTACTTACAGCTATAGATCATGTCATTGACATGGGTCTTGCTAGCCCCTCTAGCATAGCTGTGCTTGGTGGTTCCCATGGCGGCTTTCTCACAACACACTTAATTGGCCAG GCACCTGATAAGTTTGTTGCAGCAGCTGCGAGAAATCCTGTTTGTAATCTCGCATCAATGGTTGGTACAACAGACATTCCTGATTGGTGCTATGTGGAAACTTATGGGCTTGATGGGAAACATAAATTCACAGAAGCACCTTCAGCTGAGGACCTGCGTCTCTTTTATAGCAAGTCCCCCATATCACACATTGGAAAG GTCAAAACACCAACCATCTTTCTTATAGGTGCCCAGGATCTCCGTGTTCCAATGTCTAATGGCTTGCAA TATGCAAGGGCATTGAAAGAGAAAGGAGTAGAGGTCAAAATCCTCATGTTTCCCAATGATATTCATGGAATTGATAG GCCGCAGTCAGACTTTGAAAGCTTCCTCAATATAGGGGTGTGGTTCAAGAAATACTGTAAGTGA